The Humulus lupulus chromosome 3, drHumLupu1.1, whole genome shotgun sequence genome window below encodes:
- the LOC133822168 gene encoding protein DETOXIFICATION 29-like, with protein sequence MENKKPLLSPYGEEVGHHNQLLRRSSRSFTADAEDIPPINGARVLFNEFGTEFNKLWYLAAPAMFTAICQYSLGAITQVFAGHVSTLALAAISVENSVISGFSFGVMLGMGSALETLCGQAYGAGQHDMLGIYMQRSWLILNGTAVVFCFLYIFAEQLLKLIGQTPEISESAGIFSIWMIPQLFAYALNFPIAKFLQAQSKIMVMAVISAVALVFHVFFSWLVMLKLGWGMAGAAVVLNLSWWFIVVAQLAYIFSGACGRAWSGFSWKAFQNIWGFAKLSFASAVMLCLEIWYFMALVLFAGYLKNAEVSVDVLSICANILGWAMMVAIGMNAAISVRVSNELGADHPRTAKISLMVAVVTSFLIGVVLSLILIITRNEYPSLFSDDTNVKILVMKLTPLLATCIVINNIQPVLSGVAIGAGWQAFVAYVNVGCYYLFGVPLGLSLGYKLNRGVSGIWYGMLAGTVLQTLILFLMVYTTNWSKEASLAEDRIRKWGGESMEDIEKLVN encoded by the exons ATGGAGAACAAGAAGCCATTACTCTCCCCATATGGAGAAGAAGTAGGCCACCATAACCAACTCCTCAGGCGGTCAAGCCGCTCCTTCACCGCCGACGCCGAGGATATCCCACCAATCAACGGCGCCAGAGTGCTCTTCAACGAGTTCGGCACCGAATTTAATAAGCTCTGGTACCTTGCGGCCCCGGCCATGTTCACCGCCATATGCCAATACTCACTCGGCGCCATCACTCAAGTCTTCGCCGGCCATGTCAGCACTCTCGCCCTCGCCGCCATCTCTGTCGAGAACTCCGTCATCTCCGGCTTCTCCTTCGGCGTCATG CTTGGCATGGGAAGTGCGCTCGAGACCCTTTGCGGGCAAGCATATGGGGCTGGTCAACACGACATGTTGGGGATATATATGCAAAGATCTTGGCTCATTCTCAACGGAACTGCGGTGGTATTCTGTTTTCTCTACATATTCGCAGAGCAACTTCTCAAGTTGATTGGTCAGACGCCGGAGATATCCGAGTCTGCTGGGATATTCTCCATTTGGATGATACCCCAACTATTCGCCTACGCCCTAAACTTTCCCATAGCTAAGTTCTTACAGGCGCAGAGTAAGATTATGGTGATGGCGGTGATATCTGCGGTGGCTCTGGTTTTTCACGTATTTTTCAGCTGGCTAGTGATGCTGAAGCTCGGGTGGGGCATGGCCGGCGCCGCCGTGGTCCTGAACTTGTCGTGGTGGTTCATAGTGGTGGCTCAACTGGCCTATATCTTCAGTGGGGCTTGCGGTCGAGCTTGGTCCGGGTTTTCATGGAAGGCTTTTCAGAATATTTGGGGCTTTGCTAAGTTGTCTTTCGCTTCGGCCGTCATGCTTTG TTTGGAAATATGGTACTTTATGGCCCTTGTTCTCTTTGCTGGATATCTTAAGAATGCAGAGGTTTCGGTCGATGTACTGTCCATATG CGCCAACATATTGGGATGGGCAATGATGGTAGCTATCGGCATGAATGCAGCAATAAG TGTAAGAGTATCGAACGAGTTAGGAGCAGACCACCCAAGAACAGCAAAAATATCATTGATGGTGGCAGTCGTAACTTCATTCTTGATTGGTGTCGTTTTGTCACTTATCTTGATCATCACCCGCAATGAATACCCTTCCTTATTTTCCGACGACACAAATGTCAAAATTCTTGTTATGAAGCTCACCCCACTTCTTGCTACTTGTATCGTCATTAACAACATTCAACCGGTTTTATCAG GGGTTGCCATTGGTGCCGGATGGCAAGCTTTCGTGGCATATGTGAACGTTGGTTGTTACTATCTATTTGGAGTCCCATTGGGCCTATCATTGGGCTACAAACTCAACAGGGGTGTTAGT GGAATTTGGTACGGGATGTTGGCAGGGACTGTGTTACAAACTTTGATTCTTTTCCTGATGGTTTACACAACCAATTGGAGCAAAGAG GCCTCTCTAGCTGAAGACAGGATAAGGAAATGGGGAGGGGAATCCATGGAAGACATAGAAAAATTAGTGAATTAG